A genome region from Schistocerca americana isolate TAMUIC-IGC-003095 chromosome 1, iqSchAmer2.1, whole genome shotgun sequence includes the following:
- the LOC124606240 gene encoding trafficking kinesin-binding protein milt isoform X4, giving the protein MRRTLTQRIDFLCSNRVSQMTKTYNDIEAVTRLLEEKEKDLELTARIGKELLAHNQKLETNVASLEAELKAANEKLTQLSHELVKKTELIQILTNDVDESGSEGGTPTSLRCINVELMQRRIGSLEEENKQLRREASQLASDTAECESAEQRLVQDIAQQLANSSMEVEGLSEELDRCKDENRLQQDQIASLTAKLADAEQKLLKLGAENETLTTQLTVSREVQAELASELADSKDRYNEVVALLRETQEQLRKQRKRGQPTVRGCGGGPLFSTGTPQPDSLASELLETSLYSELSTDSGIGNDRGASYRKVFETVRCASRNSNSSSDSPLHVPRSQSLLMSTSTTMSSGPRVSAFAPPASAASHLQSSRYYSSSSAFPSLDSVGTAHSDYDSSLATTDTEESYPGAPRTGVPGVPGAADLEAAVRRLTPAEIIARRATLGAGPIASSDYDSHTPPNFLPYGCRTPDSIMSTGSSGFSAHSGAWRLPEKLQIVKPMEGSLTLAAWSQLATPTLGGLLEERPGVKIRGGRPLEDLGLEMYTLSDLEEDEEYENPGKSFQNTGSVYTFTNSTVLHPDDNTNVTSSVRGSQMCTAAPSRAGTAVPPTPVTRSRRNSTSTFSTTLGLAKLLNERGIRAVTPSTVCTPCSTFSPTATPCNSPDGSPRSSPPPSPPPFNPIKFPGFLTSGADFLRRTFSAEADQTSRSRKSKRVSKLALSRQEKKALSGIRLVERLESIGLDTILTTSAAAPVTPLALQGSLYTRHHLKSPMAQLTCLKTAPVVSAQEKEQSSSPKPFPALGVPARPGTGALDERPLRPPLKRQATAVRPDLGVVPLLRPQVAVGAADGPAGTVGSSALGTVSQLLFGRKGGLL; this is encoded by the exons ATGAGACGCACTTTAACTCAGCGGATTGACT TTCTATGCAGCAACCGTGTGAGCCAAATGACCAAGACCTACAATGACATAGAAGCAGTTACCAGGCTTCTAGAAGAG AAAGAAAAGGACCTGGAACTGACAGCTCGCATTGGAAAAGAACTTCTTGCACACAATCAGAAGCTAGAGACAAATGTTGCTTCTCTCGAAGCTGAACTAAAAGCAGCTAATGAAAAGCTGACTCAGTTGAGTCATGAGCTTGTCAAGAAAACAGAACTCATCCAGATACTCACCAATGATGTTGATGAATCAGGCTCTGAAGGTG GAACACCTACATCGTTACGCTGCATCAATGTGGAACTTATGCAGCGACGCATTGGTTCCTTGGAAGAGGAGAATAAGCAACTACGCAGAGAGGCTAGCCAGTTAGCATCCGATACGGCAGAATGTGAGTCAGCTGAGCAGAGGCTCGTGCAGGATATCGCACAGCAACTAG CGAACAGTAGCATGGAGGTGGAGGGGCTGTCAGAAGAACTAGATCGCTGTAAAGATGAAAACAGGCTGCAGCAAGACCAGATAGCTAGCCTCACTGCAAAACTGGCTGATGCAGAGCAGAAGCTTCTTAAG TTGGGAGCTGAAAATGAGACGCTGACAACACAGTTGACTGTGAGTCGTGAAGTACAGGCAGAGTTGGCATCAGAATTAGCTGACAGCAAAGATCGTTACAATGAAGTGGTTGCACTTCTGCGAGAGACCCAAGAACAGCTGCGGAAGCAGCGGAAGCGTGGACAGCCCACTGTGCGTGGCTGTGGAGGTGGCCCACTGTTTTCCACTGGGACTCCACAGCCAGATTCTCTCGCTTCAGAGTTGCTCGAGACTTCACTTTATTCAGAGTTGTCCACAGACTCGGGCATTGGCAATGATAGAGG GGCGAGCTACAGAAAAGTTTTTGAGACTGTGCGATGTGCATCACGGAACTCCAATTCCAGTAGTGACAGCCCACTGCACGTACCACGATCCCAGTCATTGCTGATGAGTACATCAACAACAATGTCATCGGGTCCACGTGTCAGTGCATTTGCACCTCCTGCTAGTGCTGCATCACACTTGCAGTCATCTCGGTACTACAGCAGCAGCAGTGCTTTCCCTAGTTTGGATAGTGTTGGAACAGCGCACAGTGACTACGACAGCTCACTTGCTACCACAGACACGGAGGAGAGTTACCC TGGTGCTCCACGTACTGGTGTTCCTGGTGTACCTGGTGCTGCAGACCTGGAAGCAGCAGTGAGGCGCTTGACTCCAGCTGAAATCATAGCAAGGCGCGCAACTCTGGGTGCAGGTCccattgcttccagtgattacgaTTCGCATACTCCACCCAACTTTCTACCGTATGGCTGTCGCACTCCTGACAGCATAATGTCTACAGGAAGTAGTGGGTTTTCTGCTCATAGTGGAGCTTGGAGGTTGCCTGAAAAACTTCAG ATTGTGAAACCAATGGAAGGTTCACTGACACTTGCCGCCTGGTCGCAATTAGCTACACCTACTCTGGGTGGTCTCTTAGAAGAACGCCCCGGAGTGAAGATTAGAGGTGGCAGACCACTAGAGGATCTTGGTCTTGAGATGTACACGTTGTCTGATCTGGAGGAGGATGAAGAATATGAAAATCCTGGAAAAAGTTTCCAAAATACTGGATCAGTCTACACTTTTACGAACAGCACTGTTCTGCATCCAGATGACAATACAAATGTGACATCCAG TGTACGTGGGAGTCAGATGTGTACAGCCGCCCCAAGTCGCGCAGGCACCGCAGTTCCTCCAACCCCTGTGACGCGGTCACGCCGGAATTCTACATCAACATTCTCGACCACTTTGGGATTGGCGAAGTTACTGAATGAACGTGGTATCCGTGCTGTGACTCCATCTACTGTCTGCACACCTTGCAGCACTTTCTCTCCTACTGCAACACCATGCAACAGTCCTGATGGTAGTCCAAGGAGCTCACCTCCACCAAGTCCTCCACCTTTCAATCCCATAAAATTTCCAG GTTTCTTGACAAGCGGAGCTGATTTCTTGAGGAGAACTTTCAGTGCCGAGGCAGATCAAACAAGTCGTTCAAGAAAATCGAAGAGAGTGAGCAAACTTGCACTTTCTAGGCAAGAGAAGAAG GCACTGTCGGGCATTCGTCTTGTGGAGAGACTGGAGAGCATTGGCTTGGACACGATTCTAACAACATCGGCAGCGGCACCTGTCACGCCATTGGCACTGCAGGGCTCTCTGTACACAAGACACCACTTGAAGAGTCCAATGGCACAATTGACTTGTCTGAAAACTGCACCTGTCGTCTCTGCACAAGAGAAGGAACAATCTTCGAGTCCCAAACCTTTTCCAGCACTGGGGGTTCCTGCACGACCTGGCACCGGAGCACTGGACGAGAGGCCACTGCGACCTCCCCTGAAGCGTCAAGCAACAGCAGTACGTCCAGATTTGGGAGTGGTTCCACTGTTGCGGCCCCAAGTGGCAGTTGGTGCAGCAGATGGGCCTGCTGGGACTGTGGGGAGCAGTGCACTGGGGACAGTGAGCCAGCTCCTATTCGGACGCAAGGGTGGGCTGCTGTAA
- the LOC124606240 gene encoding trafficking kinesin-binding protein milt isoform X3 — MEHSDSGQKPGFVFHAYRHCQGCQAIKCYLDSQPAGVLCSNRVSQMTKTYNDIEAVTRLLEEKEKDLELTARIGKELLAHNQKLETNVASLEAELKAANEKLTQLSHELVKKTELIQILTNDVDESGSEGGTPTSLRCINVELMQRRIGSLEEENKQLRREASQLASDTAECESAEQRLVQDIAQQLANSSMEVEGLSEELDRCKDENRLQQDQIASLTAKLADAEQKLLKLGAENETLTTQLTVSREVQAELASELADSKDRYNEVVALLRETQEQLRKQRKRGQPTVRGCGGGPLFSTGTPQPDSLASELLETSLYSELSTDSGIGNDRGASYRKVFETVRCASRNSNSSSDSPLHVPRSQSLLMSTSTTMSSGPRVSAFAPPASAASHLQSSRYYSSSSAFPSLDSVGTAHSDYDSSLATTDTEESYPGAPRTGVPGVPGAADLEAAVRRLTPAEIIARRATLGAGPIASSDYDSHTPPNFLPYGCRTPDSIMSTGSSGFSAHSGAWRLPEKLQIVKPMEGSLTLAAWSQLATPTLGGLLEERPGVKIRGGRPLEDLGLEMYTLSDLEEDEEYENPGKSFQNTGSVYTFTNSTVLHPDDNTNVTSSVRGSQMCTAAPSRAGTAVPPTPVTRSRRNSTSTFSTTLGLAKLLNERGIRAVTPSTVCTPCSTFSPTATPCNSPDGSPRSSPPPSPPPFNPIKFPGFLTSGADFLRRTFSAEADQTSRSRKSKRVSKLALSRQEKKALSGIRLVERLESIGLDTILTTSAAAPVTPLALQGSLYTRHHLKSPMAQLTCLKTAPVVSAQEKEQSSSPKPFPALGVPARPGTGALDERPLRPPLKRQATAVRPDLGVVPLLRPQVAVGAADGPAGTVGSSALGTVSQLLFGRKGGLL; from the exons TTCTATGCAGCAACCGTGTGAGCCAAATGACCAAGACCTACAATGACATAGAAGCAGTTACCAGGCTTCTAGAAGAG AAAGAAAAGGACCTGGAACTGACAGCTCGCATTGGAAAAGAACTTCTTGCACACAATCAGAAGCTAGAGACAAATGTTGCTTCTCTCGAAGCTGAACTAAAAGCAGCTAATGAAAAGCTGACTCAGTTGAGTCATGAGCTTGTCAAGAAAACAGAACTCATCCAGATACTCACCAATGATGTTGATGAATCAGGCTCTGAAGGTG GAACACCTACATCGTTACGCTGCATCAATGTGGAACTTATGCAGCGACGCATTGGTTCCTTGGAAGAGGAGAATAAGCAACTACGCAGAGAGGCTAGCCAGTTAGCATCCGATACGGCAGAATGTGAGTCAGCTGAGCAGAGGCTCGTGCAGGATATCGCACAGCAACTAG CGAACAGTAGCATGGAGGTGGAGGGGCTGTCAGAAGAACTAGATCGCTGTAAAGATGAAAACAGGCTGCAGCAAGACCAGATAGCTAGCCTCACTGCAAAACTGGCTGATGCAGAGCAGAAGCTTCTTAAG TTGGGAGCTGAAAATGAGACGCTGACAACACAGTTGACTGTGAGTCGTGAAGTACAGGCAGAGTTGGCATCAGAATTAGCTGACAGCAAAGATCGTTACAATGAAGTGGTTGCACTTCTGCGAGAGACCCAAGAACAGCTGCGGAAGCAGCGGAAGCGTGGACAGCCCACTGTGCGTGGCTGTGGAGGTGGCCCACTGTTTTCCACTGGGACTCCACAGCCAGATTCTCTCGCTTCAGAGTTGCTCGAGACTTCACTTTATTCAGAGTTGTCCACAGACTCGGGCATTGGCAATGATAGAGG GGCGAGCTACAGAAAAGTTTTTGAGACTGTGCGATGTGCATCACGGAACTCCAATTCCAGTAGTGACAGCCCACTGCACGTACCACGATCCCAGTCATTGCTGATGAGTACATCAACAACAATGTCATCGGGTCCACGTGTCAGTGCATTTGCACCTCCTGCTAGTGCTGCATCACACTTGCAGTCATCTCGGTACTACAGCAGCAGCAGTGCTTTCCCTAGTTTGGATAGTGTTGGAACAGCGCACAGTGACTACGACAGCTCACTTGCTACCACAGACACGGAGGAGAGTTACCC TGGTGCTCCACGTACTGGTGTTCCTGGTGTACCTGGTGCTGCAGACCTGGAAGCAGCAGTGAGGCGCTTGACTCCAGCTGAAATCATAGCAAGGCGCGCAACTCTGGGTGCAGGTCccattgcttccagtgattacgaTTCGCATACTCCACCCAACTTTCTACCGTATGGCTGTCGCACTCCTGACAGCATAATGTCTACAGGAAGTAGTGGGTTTTCTGCTCATAGTGGAGCTTGGAGGTTGCCTGAAAAACTTCAG ATTGTGAAACCAATGGAAGGTTCACTGACACTTGCCGCCTGGTCGCAATTAGCTACACCTACTCTGGGTGGTCTCTTAGAAGAACGCCCCGGAGTGAAGATTAGAGGTGGCAGACCACTAGAGGATCTTGGTCTTGAGATGTACACGTTGTCTGATCTGGAGGAGGATGAAGAATATGAAAATCCTGGAAAAAGTTTCCAAAATACTGGATCAGTCTACACTTTTACGAACAGCACTGTTCTGCATCCAGATGACAATACAAATGTGACATCCAG TGTACGTGGGAGTCAGATGTGTACAGCCGCCCCAAGTCGCGCAGGCACCGCAGTTCCTCCAACCCCTGTGACGCGGTCACGCCGGAATTCTACATCAACATTCTCGACCACTTTGGGATTGGCGAAGTTACTGAATGAACGTGGTATCCGTGCTGTGACTCCATCTACTGTCTGCACACCTTGCAGCACTTTCTCTCCTACTGCAACACCATGCAACAGTCCTGATGGTAGTCCAAGGAGCTCACCTCCACCAAGTCCTCCACCTTTCAATCCCATAAAATTTCCAG GTTTCTTGACAAGCGGAGCTGATTTCTTGAGGAGAACTTTCAGTGCCGAGGCAGATCAAACAAGTCGTTCAAGAAAATCGAAGAGAGTGAGCAAACTTGCACTTTCTAGGCAAGAGAAGAAG GCACTGTCGGGCATTCGTCTTGTGGAGAGACTGGAGAGCATTGGCTTGGACACGATTCTAACAACATCGGCAGCGGCACCTGTCACGCCATTGGCACTGCAGGGCTCTCTGTACACAAGACACCACTTGAAGAGTCCAATGGCACAATTGACTTGTCTGAAAACTGCACCTGTCGTCTCTGCACAAGAGAAGGAACAATCTTCGAGTCCCAAACCTTTTCCAGCACTGGGGGTTCCTGCACGACCTGGCACCGGAGCACTGGACGAGAGGCCACTGCGACCTCCCCTGAAGCGTCAAGCAACAGCAGTACGTCCAGATTTGGGAGTGGTTCCACTGTTGCGGCCCCAAGTGGCAGTTGGTGCAGCAGATGGGCCTGCTGGGACTGTGGGGAGCAGTGCACTGGGGACAGTGAGCCAGCTCCTATTCGGACGCAAGGGTGGGCTGCTGTAA
- the LOC124606240 gene encoding trafficking kinesin-binding protein milt isoform X5, whose amino-acid sequence MTKTYNDIEAVTRLLEEKEKDLELTARIGKELLAHNQKLETNVASLEAELKAANEKLTQLSHELVKKTELIQILTNDVDESGSEGGTPTSLRCINVELMQRRIGSLEEENKQLRREASQLASDTAECESAEQRLVQDIAQQLANSSMEVEGLSEELDRCKDENRLQQDQIASLTAKLADAEQKLLKLGAENETLTTQLTVSREVQAELASELADSKDRYNEVVALLRETQEQLRKQRKRGQPTVRGCGGGPLFSTGTPQPDSLASELLETSLYSELSTDSGIGNDRGASYRKVFETVRCASRNSNSSSDSPLHVPRSQSLLMSTSTTMSSGPRVSAFAPPASAASHLQSSRYYSSSSAFPSLDSVGTAHSDYDSSLATTDTEESYPGAPRTGVPGVPGAADLEAAVRRLTPAEIIARRATLGAGPIASSDYDSHTPPNFLPYGCRTPDSIMSTGSSGFSAHSGAWRLPEKLQIVKPMEGSLTLAAWSQLATPTLGGLLEERPGVKIRGGRPLEDLGLEMYTLSDLEEDEEYENPGKSFQNTGSVYTFTNSTVLHPDDNTNVTSSVRGSQMCTAAPSRAGTAVPPTPVTRSRRNSTSTFSTTLGLAKLLNERGIRAVTPSTVCTPCSTFSPTATPCNSPDGSPRSSPPPSPPPFNPIKFPGFLTSGADFLRRTFSAEADQTSRSRKSKRVSKLALSRQEKKALSGIRLVERLESIGLDTILTTSAAAPVTPLALQGSLYTRHHLKSPMAQLTCLKTAPVVSAQEKEQSSSPKPFPALGVPARPGTGALDERPLRPPLKRQATAVRPDLGVVPLLRPQVAVGAADGPAGTVGSSALGTVSQLLFGRKGGLL is encoded by the exons ATGACCAAGACCTACAATGACATAGAAGCAGTTACCAGGCTTCTAGAAGAG AAAGAAAAGGACCTGGAACTGACAGCTCGCATTGGAAAAGAACTTCTTGCACACAATCAGAAGCTAGAGACAAATGTTGCTTCTCTCGAAGCTGAACTAAAAGCAGCTAATGAAAAGCTGACTCAGTTGAGTCATGAGCTTGTCAAGAAAACAGAACTCATCCAGATACTCACCAATGATGTTGATGAATCAGGCTCTGAAGGTG GAACACCTACATCGTTACGCTGCATCAATGTGGAACTTATGCAGCGACGCATTGGTTCCTTGGAAGAGGAGAATAAGCAACTACGCAGAGAGGCTAGCCAGTTAGCATCCGATACGGCAGAATGTGAGTCAGCTGAGCAGAGGCTCGTGCAGGATATCGCACAGCAACTAG CGAACAGTAGCATGGAGGTGGAGGGGCTGTCAGAAGAACTAGATCGCTGTAAAGATGAAAACAGGCTGCAGCAAGACCAGATAGCTAGCCTCACTGCAAAACTGGCTGATGCAGAGCAGAAGCTTCTTAAG TTGGGAGCTGAAAATGAGACGCTGACAACACAGTTGACTGTGAGTCGTGAAGTACAGGCAGAGTTGGCATCAGAATTAGCTGACAGCAAAGATCGTTACAATGAAGTGGTTGCACTTCTGCGAGAGACCCAAGAACAGCTGCGGAAGCAGCGGAAGCGTGGACAGCCCACTGTGCGTGGCTGTGGAGGTGGCCCACTGTTTTCCACTGGGACTCCACAGCCAGATTCTCTCGCTTCAGAGTTGCTCGAGACTTCACTTTATTCAGAGTTGTCCACAGACTCGGGCATTGGCAATGATAGAGG GGCGAGCTACAGAAAAGTTTTTGAGACTGTGCGATGTGCATCACGGAACTCCAATTCCAGTAGTGACAGCCCACTGCACGTACCACGATCCCAGTCATTGCTGATGAGTACATCAACAACAATGTCATCGGGTCCACGTGTCAGTGCATTTGCACCTCCTGCTAGTGCTGCATCACACTTGCAGTCATCTCGGTACTACAGCAGCAGCAGTGCTTTCCCTAGTTTGGATAGTGTTGGAACAGCGCACAGTGACTACGACAGCTCACTTGCTACCACAGACACGGAGGAGAGTTACCC TGGTGCTCCACGTACTGGTGTTCCTGGTGTACCTGGTGCTGCAGACCTGGAAGCAGCAGTGAGGCGCTTGACTCCAGCTGAAATCATAGCAAGGCGCGCAACTCTGGGTGCAGGTCccattgcttccagtgattacgaTTCGCATACTCCACCCAACTTTCTACCGTATGGCTGTCGCACTCCTGACAGCATAATGTCTACAGGAAGTAGTGGGTTTTCTGCTCATAGTGGAGCTTGGAGGTTGCCTGAAAAACTTCAG ATTGTGAAACCAATGGAAGGTTCACTGACACTTGCCGCCTGGTCGCAATTAGCTACACCTACTCTGGGTGGTCTCTTAGAAGAACGCCCCGGAGTGAAGATTAGAGGTGGCAGACCACTAGAGGATCTTGGTCTTGAGATGTACACGTTGTCTGATCTGGAGGAGGATGAAGAATATGAAAATCCTGGAAAAAGTTTCCAAAATACTGGATCAGTCTACACTTTTACGAACAGCACTGTTCTGCATCCAGATGACAATACAAATGTGACATCCAG TGTACGTGGGAGTCAGATGTGTACAGCCGCCCCAAGTCGCGCAGGCACCGCAGTTCCTCCAACCCCTGTGACGCGGTCACGCCGGAATTCTACATCAACATTCTCGACCACTTTGGGATTGGCGAAGTTACTGAATGAACGTGGTATCCGTGCTGTGACTCCATCTACTGTCTGCACACCTTGCAGCACTTTCTCTCCTACTGCAACACCATGCAACAGTCCTGATGGTAGTCCAAGGAGCTCACCTCCACCAAGTCCTCCACCTTTCAATCCCATAAAATTTCCAG GTTTCTTGACAAGCGGAGCTGATTTCTTGAGGAGAACTTTCAGTGCCGAGGCAGATCAAACAAGTCGTTCAAGAAAATCGAAGAGAGTGAGCAAACTTGCACTTTCTAGGCAAGAGAAGAAG GCACTGTCGGGCATTCGTCTTGTGGAGAGACTGGAGAGCATTGGCTTGGACACGATTCTAACAACATCGGCAGCGGCACCTGTCACGCCATTGGCACTGCAGGGCTCTCTGTACACAAGACACCACTTGAAGAGTCCAATGGCACAATTGACTTGTCTGAAAACTGCACCTGTCGTCTCTGCACAAGAGAAGGAACAATCTTCGAGTCCCAAACCTTTTCCAGCACTGGGGGTTCCTGCACGACCTGGCACCGGAGCACTGGACGAGAGGCCACTGCGACCTCCCCTGAAGCGTCAAGCAACAGCAGTACGTCCAGATTTGGGAGTGGTTCCACTGTTGCGGCCCCAAGTGGCAGTTGGTGCAGCAGATGGGCCTGCTGGGACTGTGGGGAGCAGTGCACTGGGGACAGTGAGCCAGCTCCTATTCGGACGCAAGGGTGGGCTGCTGTAA